The genomic interval AAACGAACCCAGACGGGCTGCTCCAAAAGCTGCGCTTCCGGCGATATGCGATCTTGTCCGGGAAGACGCTTTGATTCGGCTGAGAGATTCGATTCCGCCTCGGACAACTCGGACAATTCCGCGAGCTTGCGCAGCATGTCTTTCCGTTCAGCGGATTCAAGGGAGATGACCAGGCGTTCGAAGGTGTCAAAAGTTCCGTTCATACCCTTCCAAGTATGCCCCATATCGCTGTAAAAGACCAGCACATTTCAGTATCTGTCAGACCACGATGAAACGGGAGGTATCCGCTTCAAGATCGTTGATGAAGGACCTGTTCGACTCCGTCAAATCAAGAATGCTGGCGACCGCCTTATTGATCTCTCCCGTGCCTGTTAATATCTCAGCGTTATTATCGTTTACCAATGACGTAGTTTCGCTCAACCGCGAGACAGAAGTCTGGATCAGCGAGTTCGCTCCCCTCATCTCCTCGGCGGCGATGCGCACGCGAGAACCAATGGCTCTCAGATCGCTGATTCCCGTTAATAGAGAGGTGCTTCCGGCATTTTGTTCTTCAAGGGCGATGCCGACTCCGTCTATCAGCTCGCTGACCTCCCTCACGTGGGCAAGAATTCCATGGAACGAAGAGTTCGCTTCCTCGGAAAGACCGGAAACGACTTGAAGACGATCCTTCGCCTCGCGCAGATCCGCCGATACCCTTTTGGCCTGCTCGGACGACTGATTTGCGAGACTCCGGATTTCATCGGCGACGACCGCGAATCCCAGGCCTGCGCTTCCGGCATGAGCCGCTTCTATCGCCGCGTTCATCGCGAGCAGATTCGTCCGCGCGGCGATCATGCTTATGACCTTGGCGGCCGCAAGAAGATTGTCGGAAGATTCGTTTACCGACCGCACGGCCTCGCTTACCGAGTCTATCCGTTCCCTGCCGGAATCGGCGATGAGAACCAAATCGCCCGCGGCGGAGCTGACCTTTTCAGTGGTGGCGGCAAGAGAGGAAATATTTGCCAGCAATTCCTCTACGGAAGACGCAGAATGCTCGATGACTCCGGCCTGCCGATTGACTTCCGCATCAAGCTGCTTAGTCTGTCGATCTAATAAAACAACCGATTCCGCAGTGTTTTTTACCGCTATCTCCTGTGCCTCGAGATGCAGCTTGTTATCGGAAATTCGTTCATTGATGCGGAGTATGGACGCCGAGGTTTCTTCCATTTCCGCCGACAGCTCAAGACCCGTCCCGCGAAGCGCAGCCACTTTGATTTTTGTATCGCGTATGAGCAATGAGAGATTATCCCTCAATCTGTTTACAGACCCGGCAATGGCAGATATTTCATCCGAACCCGATTCCGGGACGGCTGCGGTTAAATCTCCGTTGCCCATGGGAATCAACGCATCTTCGATCAACGATACCCGCGAGCCGATGGATTTTCCGGTTAACAGGGTATACGCAGCGAGAAAAAGCGACAACAGAATCGATATCAAAACCGAAATCCCCACCCCGAGAGTCTTTCGTTGCTCGACAAGATCGGTTATCAGGGATTCCTGCTCCGCTATGGTAGTCGTCAAAGAAGTCATGGTTGCGGAAGCCCCTGCGATCTTGGTGAAGAATACATCGAGCCGTCCATACACGTCGCTTAAATCATATTTTTGTCGGGTATACTCGTTCGTATAAAAACGAATCAGAGGGACCGACTGAATTTCAAAAAAATAGCGTTTTACATCCATCGCCAACAGATCGTATATTTCCAAAACTTCGGAAGAAGCCGCATCGGCGAGAGGTCGAAGATTTTTTACTATTTGCACGGCTGAAGCGAGTTCGCCGCCCGCTGAATTCAATTCAGTTATTCCGTCAACCCGATCGAACGCCCGGTCCAAAACTTCAGAAGCCAGAACGAATCGTTCGCGGGCTCCGGCCATCGTATTGCTGTCGAGAGAATTGGTGGCGGCGGTAAAATCAACGCAAGCGCGGGCCAAATCCGAAAGAATGGACCGTTCGCGGTCTATGCGTTCCATGCTGCGAAGAGTCGCGATGAAAATAACGGTTACCAGCACTACGGCAATAACTACAAATACGGTTTGCGATAACAAGGTTCGTCGTATGGTCATACAGATCCCCTTTGATCATTAACGCTTCACGCAAATGCGTTAACGTTACCTCACTACTGTAAGCCATGTAAGCGGATTTGACAATTAGAAATGAATGGTTGTTGAACAGGCAGAATATGAAAGAGAAAACGTTTTCTATACCTACCGGTAGGTATAGCGGAGACGGCAACGGACAATAAAAAAGCGCCGCTTGTTAGCGGCGCTGCCGGTCCCTACGGGAATCGAACCCGTCTTTAAAGATTGAGAATCTTTTGTCCTAACCGATAGACGAAGGGACCATAAGGAACTTTCGACTGGCGAAAGGACCGTGAAAGCGATTTCCCCAGGGAGGATTCGAACCCCCACAAACAGAACCAGAATCTGTAGTGCTACCATTACACAACCGGGGAATGCAAGGCGAGAATGAAACTATCATTTCCGCCCTTCTTTGTCAACAGGTTATTCGCCCTGATATTCGATTAAAGTTGTGACTTCCGCGTCGCCGAGAACCTTCTGATAATTCAGAAACGGTAGTCCGACCACGCCGAAAAATCCCGCAACCTCGGCTCCGCCCTGCTCCAAAACGTTCTTGGCGGCGTTGAGAGTTCCGCCGGTGGCGATCAAATCGTCCATGACGAGAATCCGTTCTCCCGATTTCACGTCAGTCTGATGGACCTCGATCTCTGCGGTTCCGTACTCAAGCGCGTATTTGCATGCCCAAGTCTTTCCGGGGAGCTTTCCCTTTTTTCGGATGAGAATCAGCGGAATTCCCATGCGTTCGGCGAAGGGCGCCGCGAAAATGAAACCGCGCGATTCGATCGCGGCGATCGCGTCGATTTTACGATCCTTATAGATTTCAACCATGCGGTCGATGCAGAACCGGAACGCTTCGGGATTCACCAGAATGCCGGTAATATCGTAAAACAGAATTCCGGGTTTGGGGAAATCGGGTATTTTGCGGATCGCATCGTCGAGCGAAAAAGTGCTGTTCATGCCGAGAATAGTAGTACAGGAACGCCGATCGCGTCAACGAGAGGGAGAGACTCCTATCTGCGGCCGTTTTTTCGGAAGCCTTCCACGCGGGCGCTCGCCGTTTCGGAAAACGAACTGACGATGCCCCGGGAAAGATACTGATAGCCCAGCCCGGCGACCATGGCGGCGTTGTCCCCGCAAAGAGACAAGGGAGGGAATACGCACTCTATGTCCGTTCGTTCGGCTAAAAGCTTGCGGAGACGGGAATTGGCCGCCACCCCTCCTCCCGCGACGACGGTTGTCAGACCAGTGTCTTCGACGGCGCGGAATAACCGGGACAGCAGTATTTTTACAGCCGCTTCCTGAAAGGCCGCGGCGAGGTTTTCATCGGTTCGTGGATACGAGGGATTCCAAAACTGGTCGATCTGGTTTATCGCCGCCGTCTTGAGCCCGGAATACGAGACATCGTATCGATGTTCGCCCTTGTGAAGGGAGGGCATCGGGAAGGCGGCCGCGCGCGGATCCCCTTTTTCGGCGAGGCGGTCGATGACGGCGCCGCCCGGATATCCAAGGTTGTAGAATTTAGCGACCTTGTCGAAGGCTTCTCCCGCGGCGTCGTCTATTGAAGTCCCGAGAACTTCGATCTGGTCGTAGCCGGCGACTTTGCAGATGATCGTGTGTCCGCCTGAAACCAGCAGGCCGAGATAAGGATAGGAGACATCGGCCGCAAGATGAGCGGCATAGAGATGGGCGAGCATGTGGTTGACCGCGATGAACGGCTTTCCGAGGGACCAGGAGAGGGTTTTTCCGAAGGTCAGTCCCACCAGCAGGGAGCCCATGAGTCCCGGCCGGCCGGTCGCGGCGATTCCGTCGATTTCGCCGGGCTTTAATGAGGCTTTATCAAGAGCCTCGCGTACGACGGGCAGAATCCATTCAGTATGCTTGCGGCTCGCGATCTCGGGAACCACGCCCATCCATTCGGCATGAAAGGGAATTTGGGTTGCCACGACATTGGATATGATCGTTCTGCCGTCCTCTACGACAGAGGCGGCGGTTTCATCGCAGGAAGTTTCGATCCCAAGGATTTTCATTCCTCGAAATCTCCCTCCACGGCTATGCGGGCTATTGTGGAAAGAGAAAACCCTTGAGCCGCTAGTTCGGGGTACATTTCAACGAGTATATTCGCCAGATCATTGGACCAGATATGGCCTATCATGATGGCCGTTCCTTTTTTTTCCGCTATGTGCATGCCGTTGCGCACGGCTTCCATTATCTCGATCCGATCCTGGCTATTGTCAAGAAACACTGCACGCTCCCAAATGGTCATATTCAAATCCCGAGCCGCGGCCGGAGCGGCCGTCGCGGAATTAGTCCGGGAGTCGAGGAAATAAATACCCCGCTCCCGCGCGATCTCCAATACGGTCTTCATGGCTTCGCGGTCGGCGGTGATCATCGATCCTTCATGATTGTTCATGCCCGCTACCGGCCACACCTCGTCAAGATTTTCCCGCACCACAGCGCGGATCTCGTCGGCGCTCATGCCCTGCCTGATCGCGCCCGGACCCGGATCCATCTTGAGATTCAGGGCTTGCATAGGCTGATGAAGAATAATTTCCTTTCCCGAGGCTCTGATCCGTTTCGCCGCTTCCCGAGAATACTGTAATCCCGGAAGAACGGCAATAGTGCACGGAAAGGGAAGCCGGAGGAAGGGTTCAAGCTGGGCAAGATTATGTCCCGCGTCGTCGAAAACGAAAAGGAGAGTTCCCTTTCTCTTCGGAGGCAGCGGTTTTTCAACCGGGGGAGCCGCAGGCGCCGCGACCTTTAGCGGTTCCGTTTTTTGCGGAGGAACCGGTTTCCGAGGCTGCGGAGCCTTGACAGCCGGCGGAACGCCCCTTGCGCCGGCGGGTTCTTTGACGGGCGGCGGCGATTCAGGCTTTTGTGCCGGCGCGGTGCGCTCGACCGCCGGCGCTGCGACCGGGGAAGAAGCGGATGGCGCTTCGACCAGGGGCGAAGAAGCCGGCGACTCGCGAGCGGCGGACGGAGGAGCTTCCGGCGGCGAAGCCCCGGGAGATGACGGACGGGAGACAGCCGGAGCCGACGACGCCGGCTGTGCGGAAGAGGCTGACGGGTTTTCCGGAAAATGGCGTACGGCCAAAAGGACGGCGGATATAACAAAAACCGCCGCAAGGAGAATCAGGTTGAACCTGAATTCCGCGGCGGTCATTTTCTTTTTTTGCGTGCGGTTTTCTTTTTACGGGTTGTTTTCTTTGTCGGAGCCATCGGTCTCAAAGATAAAGACCGGAAGCTCCGCTGTCAACCGTATACGAGCTCCCGCAGTTCGGAGGATCGGGTTTTAAGCTTTCGAAGCGCCCTGAGTTCGATTTGCCTGATGGTTTCCGCTGAAACGCCGTACTGGCCGCCGATTGTCTTCAGAGTCTGCGGTTTTCCTTCGTTCTGCAGATTATACCGCTTCATCATGATGTCGCGTTCGGTATCCTTGAGATCCGATAAAATATTCACCAGCGAATCCTGCGTGTACTTTTTCATAAATTCTTCTTCAGGATTATAGGTGGTGTCCGGAATCAGATCCTTGAGGGAGGCTGAATCCTCTGAATCGAGCTGCACATCGAGGCTGGTCACCGCGCCGGAGCACCGCATGATCTCGCACACGTCGCGCAGGGAAAGATTAAGATGGTCGGCAAGCTCCTGTGCGTTCGGCAGGCGGGAGAGCTTCTGGAACAGCTCGGACGACGCGCGGCGGATCCGGTTCGCGAGCTCCTCCTTGCGGAACGGCAGGCGGATGAGCCTCTTTTTATTCGCGATCGCGCGGGTGATGGACTGTTGAATCCACCAGCAGGCGTAGGTAGAGAATCTGACATTGTAGCCGAATTCGTATTTCTGGGCCGCGGTGATCAGCCCGAGATTACCTTCCTGAATAATGTCGAGCAACGGCATATCAGGTGCGGCGTATTTTCTGGCCACGGTTACAACCAGACGCAGATTGGACTCGATCAGTTTTTTTCTAGCGCAAATGTCTCCAGCCTGTATCTTCTTCGATAATTCAAGCTCTTCATCAAAACTAAGCAACGGATACTTTCTGATTTCTTTAAGGTACTCATTTATTGAATCTTGATCGCACATAATGCCCCCGACACCTAATAAGCAAGAATCATGCCAAGTTCATCAGGAGTAAAACAAGATGTACATTTCTATATATAGTAACGGTTTTCATCCAGAGAGATAAAGGTAAAGGATGCAATACTGTATCCTTTCGTGCACAATAATGGCGAGAAACTGTATGATAAAGTGTTACAGCATTGTAAATTCAGGCAGATAAACGCGATGCATAACACAGAAAAAGGTAAAAAACAATAAAAAAGGGCCGATAATTCGGCCCCTGTATACAAAAATGCACAGCTCTGAATCAGGAAGGAAGGCCCTTGAGCATGAGCGCGCACATGACTGACGAGTCGCCGACAAGATTATCCAAAAGACAATATTCATTCGGCTGATGGGCTGTTTCATCCATTCTGCTCCACACCACGGCGTCGTACCCGGCGTTCCGCAAATAGGCGCCCACGGTTCCGCCGCCGATGCCGATGGGCCGTGCTTTCACCCCGTAGATCGTCTCGATCGCCGCGGAGAGCGCTTTCACGACGGGAGCATCTACCGGTGTCGAACGCGATTCGACGGCCTGTTCCTCGATCCAGGAAATAGACACGCCGTGTTTTTGTTCGACAAGGCGGACAAGCTCCGTTATCCTTGTTCGCACCTGAGACAGGGGGTAGCAGGGAAGAATGCGGCAGTCCATGCAGAACACGTCGTCTCCGGGAATCGTATTTATGTTCGGCACATTCGCTTCTTTTTTCGTCGGCTGGAAAGTTGACCGGTCGGGCTCGAACAGGGGATCGCGGCGGTCGAACTCCTGCTCAAGAGCGTTCAACCGGAGCGCCAGATCGCAGGCAGCAAGATGCGCGTTCGCGCCCTGATCCGGGCGGGAACCGTGGGTTTGCTTTCCCTTCGTGGAAAATTTCAGCCACAGAAGGTTTTTCTCGGCGACTTCGATGGTCGCGCCCTGTTCGTCTCCGCCGTCGGGTATCACGATGATGTCCTGGGGGCGGAAGAGGTTGTGCTCGCGCAGGAGGTACTGGATGCCGTAGGCGGATCCGACTTCCTCATCGGCCACGAACAAGAGTTTCACCGTATGCGACGGAACGATGCCGGTGCGGAGAAACGCGAGGGCGGCGAAAATGGAAGACACCAGACCCTGCTGGTTATCCTCCACCCCCCTGCCGTAAATTTTTCCGTTTTCTTCCTTCACTGTCCAGGGATCGGTGTTCCATTTCGACAGGTCTCCCGGAGGCACGACGTCGAGGTGGGTCATGAACCACAGAGTCCTCGAGGGATCCTTTCCCGGTATGGTGACGACAAGATTTGGCCGTGTGCCGGAGGGAACGCGGGAATCGGGCGCGTCGTAGCGTTCGAACGAGGAAAAGCCCATTTCGCGGAGCGCGAGGGCGAGGGCTTCGCACTTTGCCAGCTCTCCATCTCCGCCGGACTCGGGAGCCAGGGCGGGAACAGAAGTCAACAGCGTTTCAAGGGAGACCATCTCCCGAACCTGCGAGGCGATAAAGCCCTTCAGGGTATCAAGTTCATTCATGTTTCATCCTTACAAGACGTTCTTACGATTCAAACCTTCGGAGCTTTCGCGTTTTTGTACACGGCCCAGGTGGAGCTGATGAGGGTGTCCACATCAGAGTATCGGGGATTCCACTCGATCTTTTCTTTCGCAAGGGCCGATGTCGCGTACAGGGCCGAGGCGTCTCCGGGACGGCGGCCGACGTACTTGGCGGGAATCTCCTTGCCGGTGATTTTCCTGGCGGCTTCCACCATCTCGGTCACGCTGACTCCTGTTTCGCTTCCCAGGTTGACCGTCAAACTCTCTTTCCTGGAACTAATATACTCAAGCGCCTTGACGTGGGCTACCGCGAGATCGGAGACATGAACGTAATCGCGGATGCAGGTGCCGTCGCGGGTGTCGTAATCCTGCCCGAAAATCTGGAGTTCCTTGCGCCAGCCGGCGGCGACTTCCATGATGATGGGAAGAAGATTCTGGGGATTCCGCTCGAGGCCGGTGATTTCTCCCGAAGGGTCGTAGCCTGCCGCGTTGAAATAGCGAAGGGCAGCGAACTTGATGCCGCGGATGACGTCGTACCATTTGAGAAAGCGTTCGATTTCCAGCTTGGTAAAGCCGTAGTAGCTTTCGGGATTCGTAGGGTGCTTCTCGTCCATCGGCACATACTCGGGCTGGCCGAATGTTGCGGCAGAGGAGGAGAACACGATGTTTTTGCATCCGTTGGCGCTCATCGCGTTCAGGATGTTGAGGGTTCCGGTGATGTTGTTCACCGAATATTTTTCAGGCTCGGACATTGATTCTCCGACGGCCTTGAACGCGGCGAGGTGGACGCAGGCGTCGAAGCCCTTCGCGAAGGCCCCGTTGATGTCGTCAGGATGGCGTATATCTCCGGCGATGAAACCGGCGCCCGGAAAGAGGTTCCCGAGCTGGCCCGACGAAAGATTGTCGAAAACGGTTACCGCATGGCCCGCCGAAAGAAGCGCTTTAACTACGTGGCTGCCGATGTATCCGGCGCCGCCAATTACCAATACCTTCATGATTTTTCCTCCAATTGAAGCAGGACTTCTTCCCACTGGGCGGATAAATCCGCTGCCAGGGCTTCCAGTCTCTCTATTTCGCTTTGCACAAATTTACTTTTTTCGCCGTCGGAATAGACCGCGGGATCGCACAATTCGGCCTCCCGAGTCGTTTTTTCAGATTCAGCAGCCTCTATCTCCGAAAGAAGACGCTGCTCTTCCTTCTCGAGTTTTCGCCGTTCAGCCTTATAGCGCTTTTCCTCTTCATAGGAACGGGCCCCGGAAGAAGACTGAACCGAAACCGAAACGGAAGAAGCGGAGGGCGATTTCTTTCCGGAGGGCGAGCCTTCGCCGGAAAACGAGCCGGCAGCCTCGGCTTCCCGTTCGAGCTGCGATAGATAATATCCGTAATCGCCCGGAAAGTTACGCACGCGCGACGGAATTCTCGTTCCGGCATCCGAAGCTGGGTCTCCGGCGGTGAGTTCGAGAACCCGGGTAGCCAAACCCTGAATGAAGCCGCGGTCGTGCGAAACAAAGATCACGGTGCCGCCGAATTCCTTGAGCGCTTCAAGGAGGACGTCCTTGGAATGCAAGTCCAGGTGGTTCGTCGGTTCGTCCAGGATGAGAAGATTCAGAGGCTTCAGGAGAAGGCGCAACAGGGCGAGACGGCTTTTCTCTCCTCCGGAAAGCACGTTCACCGGCTTGTAGATATCGTCGCCCCGGAAAAGAAAGGACGCAAGCATGTCGCGGAGGCGGGGAATGAGCTCTAGAGGGGCTTCGGACTCCAGAAGATCGAGAATCTTTTCCGGACCGGTAAGGGTTTCCGCGTTGTCCTGGGAGAAATAGCCGGCGGCTACGCCAGATCCGAGGGTTACGGTCCCGCCGGTCGCCTGATCCTGGCCGGCGAGTATGCGCAGCAAGGTCGATTTACCGGCACCGTTGCGTCCGACAACGACGAGGCGTTCGTCTTTTTCCAGCACGAAGTCGAGATTGTCGATAATCAGCCGGTCGCCGTAGCTTCTGCGCAAGCCCTTGGCGGTAAGGACCAACCGGCCCGAATGCGGGGCTGGAGGAAAACGGAAGCGCATTTTCTTGAGGCTCTCCGGGATTTCGATCCGCTCGATTTTTTCGAGCCTCTTGATCCGGTCCTGCACCATGGCGGCCTTCGACGCGTTATAGCGGAAGCGGCGGATGAAATCCTCAGTGCGGGCGATTTCTTCCTGCTGCTCCTCGTATTTTTTCATAAGGGATTCGAGCTCCTGGGCCCGGATCTGTTCGTAGCGGGTATAGGTGCCGGCATAACGCTTCAGCGCGCCGCCGAAAAGCTCGTACACCTCGTTGATGGTGACGTCCAGAAAATACCGGTCATGGCTGACGATGAGAAAGCCGCCAGAGAAATCCGAAAGCCAGGACTCCAGCCAGTTGCGGGCCTCAAGATCGAGATAGTTGGTCGGTTCGTCGAGAAGAAGAATATCGGGCTTTTCAAGCAGGATCTTCGCAAGCGCGACGCGCATCTGCCAGCCGCCCGAAAACTCGGAGACGTTTCGGCCGAGATCCTCGAGCGAAAAGCCCAAACCAAGAAGCGTTTGCTCGGCAAGGGTGTGGCGGCGGTGCCAGCCCGATTCCTCGAGGGCCTGCTGGGCTTCGTGGTGCTCCTCGACCAGGCGAGCGATGCGTGTTTCGTCGCCCCCGAGAGAACCGGTGCGGGCAAGCTCCTCGCCCAGGGCTTCCATCCGCTCGAGCAGCTCGCGGCCGCGGGAAAAAGCCGTTTCGACTTCTTCGATCAAGGGCCGGCCCGTATGCACAATACCGGATTGGGGAAGATAGGACACGCGGGTGCCCTTCTGGATCGCCCGTTCTCCGCCGTCGGGAGCGATGGTTCCGGCGAGCACCTTCATCAGGGTCGATTTTCCCGAACCGTTGGCGCCGGCAAGGGCCGCGCGCGTGCCCGCGGCGAGATTCAAAGAGACGCTGTCGAGTATATCGCGATTCCCGAAGGCCAGAGAAACCCGGGAAAACTGTACAAAAGCCATTAATAAACCTCGTTT from Teretinema zuelzerae carries:
- a CDS encoding ABC-F family ATP-binding cassette domain-containing protein, with amino-acid sequence MAFVQFSRVSLAFGNRDILDSVSLNLAAGTRAALAGANGSGKSTLMKVLAGTIAPDGGERAIQKGTRVSYLPQSGIVHTGRPLIEEVETAFSRGRELLERMEALGEELARTGSLGGDETRIARLVEEHHEAQQALEESGWHRRHTLAEQTLLGLGFSLEDLGRNVSEFSGGWQMRVALAKILLEKPDILLLDEPTNYLDLEARNWLESWLSDFSGGFLIVSHDRYFLDVTINEVYELFGGALKRYAGTYTRYEQIRAQELESLMKKYEEQQEEIARTEDFIRRFRYNASKAAMVQDRIKRLEKIERIEIPESLKKMRFRFPPAPHSGRLVLTAKGLRRSYGDRLIIDNLDFVLEKDERLVVVGRNGAGKSTLLRILAGQDQATGGTVTLGSGVAAGYFSQDNAETLTGPEKILDLLESEAPLELIPRLRDMLASFLFRGDDIYKPVNVLSGGEKSRLALLRLLLKPLNLLILDEPTNHLDLHSKDVLLEALKEFGGTVIFVSHDRGFIQGLATRVLELTAGDPASDAGTRIPSRVRNFPGDYGYYLSQLEREAEAAGSFSGEGSPSGKKSPSASSVSVSVQSSSGARSYEEEKRYKAERRKLEKEEQRLLSEIEAAESEKTTREAELCDPAVYSDGEKSKFVQSEIERLEALAADLSAQWEEVLLQLEEKS
- a CDS encoding methyl-accepting chemotaxis protein, whose amino-acid sequence is MTIRRTLLSQTVFVVIAVVLVTVIFIATLRSMERIDRERSILSDLARACVDFTAATNSLDSNTMAGARERFVLASEVLDRAFDRVDGITELNSAGGELASAVQIVKNLRPLADAASSEVLEIYDLLAMDVKRYFFEIQSVPLIRFYTNEYTRQKYDLSDVYGRLDVFFTKIAGASATMTSLTTTIAEQESLITDLVEQRKTLGVGISVLISILLSLFLAAYTLLTGKSIGSRVSLIEDALIPMGNGDLTAAVPESGSDEISAIAGSVNRLRDNLSLLIRDTKIKVAALRGTGLELSAEMEETSASILRINERISDNKLHLEAQEIAVKNTAESVVLLDRQTKQLDAEVNRQAGVIEHSASSVEELLANISSLAATTEKVSSAAGDLVLIADSGRERIDSVSEAVRSVNESSDNLLAAAKVISMIAARTNLLAMNAAIEAAHAGSAGLGFAVVADEIRSLANQSSEQAKRVSADLREAKDRLQVVSGLSEEANSSFHGILAHVREVSELIDGVGIALEEQNAGSTSLLTGISDLRAIGSRVRIAAEEMRGANSLIQTSVSRLSETTSLVNDNNAEILTGTGEINKAVASILDLTESNRSFINDLEADTSRFIVV
- the tsaD gene encoding tRNA (adenosine(37)-N6)-threonylcarbamoyltransferase complex transferase subunit TsaD codes for the protein MKILGIETSCDETAASVVEDGRTIISNVVATQIPFHAEWMGVVPEIASRKHTEWILPVVREALDKASLKPGEIDGIAATGRPGLMGSLLVGLTFGKTLSWSLGKPFIAVNHMLAHLYAAHLAADVSYPYLGLLVSGGHTIICKVAGYDQIEVLGTSIDDAAGEAFDKVAKFYNLGYPGGAVIDRLAEKGDPRAAAFPMPSLHKGEHRYDVSYSGLKTAAINQIDQFWNPSYPRTDENLAAAFQEAAVKILLSRLFRAVEDTGLTTVVAGGGVAANSRLRKLLAERTDIECVFPPLSLCGDNAAMVAGLGYQYLSRGIVSSFSETASARVEGFRKNGRR
- the galE gene encoding UDP-glucose 4-epimerase GalE, which codes for MKVLVIGGAGYIGSHVVKALLSAGHAVTVFDNLSSGQLGNLFPGAGFIAGDIRHPDDINGAFAKGFDACVHLAAFKAVGESMSEPEKYSVNNITGTLNILNAMSANGCKNIVFSSSAATFGQPEYVPMDEKHPTNPESYYGFTKLEIERFLKWYDVIRGIKFAALRYFNAAGYDPSGEITGLERNPQNLLPIIMEVAAGWRKELQIFGQDYDTRDGTCIRDYVHVSDLAVAHVKALEYISSRKESLTVNLGSETGVSVTEMVEAARKITGKEIPAKYVGRRPGDASALYATSALAKEKIEWNPRYSDVDTLISSTWAVYKNAKAPKV
- a CDS encoding sigma-70 family RNA polymerase sigma factor codes for the protein MCDQDSINEYLKEIRKYPLLSFDEELELSKKIQAGDICARKKLIESNLRLVVTVARKYAAPDMPLLDIIQEGNLGLITAAQKYEFGYNVRFSTYACWWIQQSITRAIANKKRLIRLPFRKEELANRIRRASSELFQKLSRLPNAQELADHLNLSLRDVCEIMRCSGAVTSLDVQLDSEDSASLKDLIPDTTYNPEEEFMKKYTQDSLVNILSDLKDTERDIMMKRYNLQNEGKPQTLKTIGGQYGVSAETIRQIELRALRKLKTRSSELRELVYG
- a CDS encoding divergent polysaccharide deacetylase family protein translates to MTAAEFRFNLILLAAVFVISAVLLAVRHFPENPSASSAQPASSAPAVSRPSSPGASPPEAPPSAARESPASSPLVEAPSASSPVAAPAVERTAPAQKPESPPPVKEPAGARGVPPAVKAPQPRKPVPPQKTEPLKVAAPAAPPVEKPLPPKRKGTLLFVFDDAGHNLAQLEPFLRLPFPCTIAVLPGLQYSREAAKRIRASGKEIILHQPMQALNLKMDPGPGAIRQGMSADEIRAVVRENLDEVWPVAGMNNHEGSMITADREAMKTVLEIARERGIYFLDSRTNSATAAPAAARDLNMTIWERAVFLDNSQDRIEIMEAVRNGMHIAEKKGTAIMIGHIWSNDLANILVEMYPELAAQGFSLSTIARIAVEGDFEE
- a CDS encoding M20 family metallo-hydrolase; the encoded protein is MNELDTLKGFIASQVREMVSLETLLTSVPALAPESGGDGELAKCEALALALREMGFSSFERYDAPDSRVPSGTRPNLVVTIPGKDPSRTLWFMTHLDVVPPGDLSKWNTDPWTVKEENGKIYGRGVEDNQQGLVSSIFAALAFLRTGIVPSHTVKLLFVADEEVGSAYGIQYLLREHNLFRPQDIIVIPDGGDEQGATIEVAEKNLLWLKFSTKGKQTHGSRPDQGANAHLAACDLALRLNALEQEFDRRDPLFEPDRSTFQPTKKEANVPNINTIPGDDVFCMDCRILPCYPLSQVRTRITELVRLVEQKHGVSISWIEEQAVESRSTPVDAPVVKALSAAIETIYGVKARPIGIGGGTVGAYLRNAGYDAVVWSRMDETAHQPNEYCLLDNLVGDSSVMCALMLKGLPS
- a CDS encoding adenine phosphoribosyltransferase translates to MNSTFSLDDAIRKIPDFPKPGILFYDITGILVNPEAFRFCIDRMVEIYKDRKIDAIAAIESRGFIFAAPFAERMGIPLILIRKKGKLPGKTWACKYALEYGTAEIEVHQTDVKSGERILVMDDLIATGGTLNAAKNVLEQGGAEVAGFFGVVGLPFLNYQKVLGDAEVTTLIEYQGE